The following are from one region of the Pectobacterium actinidiae genome:
- the mukE gene encoding chromosome partition protein MukE: MSSTNIEQFMPVKLANALSNNLFPALDSQLRAGRHIGIEELENHVFLMDFQEVLEEFYSRYNVELIRAPEGFFYLRPRSTTLIPRSVLSELDMMVGKILCYLYLSPERLAHEGIFSQQELYEELLSLADESKLLKLVNQRSTGSDLDRQKLQEKVRTSLNRLRRLGMIYFMGNDSSKFRITESVFRFGADVRSGDDAREAQLRMIRDGEAMPVEGTLSLKDDSDDNDRTDDTAPETGEDE, from the coding sequence ATGTCATCGACAAATATTGAACAATTTATGCCAGTGAAACTGGCGAACGCGCTGTCGAATAATCTCTTTCCTGCGCTGGACAGCCAATTGCGCGCCGGGCGTCATATTGGCATTGAAGAGCTGGAGAACCACGTATTTCTGATGGATTTCCAGGAGGTGCTGGAGGAGTTCTACAGCCGTTACAACGTGGAGCTGATCCGCGCGCCGGAAGGGTTCTTCTATCTGCGTCCGCGTTCCACCACGCTGATCCCTCGCTCGGTGCTGTCTGAGCTGGATATGATGGTAGGGAAAATTCTCTGCTATCTCTATCTGAGCCCGGAGCGTTTGGCGCACGAAGGGATTTTCAGCCAGCAGGAGCTGTATGAAGAGCTGCTGAGTCTGGCGGATGAAAGCAAACTGCTGAAGCTGGTTAACCAGCGTTCAACCGGTTCCGATTTGGATCGCCAAAAGTTGCAGGAAAAAGTCAGAACTTCACTTAACCGCTTACGTCGGTTAGGGATGATCTACTTTATGGGCAATGACAGCAGCAAATTCAGAATTACTGAATCGGTGTTCCGCTTCGGGGCTGATGTACGCAGCGGTGATGATGCCCGCGAAGCACAGCTACGCATGATTCGCGATGGTGAAGCGATGCCTGTTGAAGGTACGTTGTCGCTAAAAGATGACAGCGACGACAATGATCGCACCGATGATACCGCGCCAGAAACGGGCGAGGATGAATAA